The following proteins are co-located in the Leptospira weilii genome:
- a CDS encoding LIC_13246 family protein: protein MGKPKDKEEVWKELTQEGVTQFKTILSAIEKFQSITLRSETSEGSPWDFKRDLLKAKECRIYVKATDDRHVFLIYAEIVEEEKVRRENWIHVDGIQEAREVFESQGKLGHPVFDILCLSDIYHQYRTV, encoded by the coding sequence ATGGGTAAACCAAAAGACAAAGAAGAAGTCTGGAAAGAGCTAACGCAAGAAGGCGTAACGCAGTTTAAAACCATTTTAAGCGCCATAGAAAAGTTCCAGAGCATAACTTTACGATCTGAAACGAGTGAAGGTTCTCCTTGGGATTTTAAAAGGGATCTGTTAAAAGCTAAAGAGTGCAGAATTTACGTGAAGGCTACAGACGATAGGCATGTTTTCCTGATTTATGCTGAGATAGTAGAGGAAGAAAAGGTCAGAAGAGAAAACTGGATCCATGTGGACGGTATTCAAGAGGCTCGGGAAGTTTTTGAAAGTCAAGGCAAGTTAGGACATCCGGTCTTCGACATTCTTTGCTTGAGTGATATTTATCACCAATACAGAACTGTTTAA
- a CDS encoding VOC family protein codes for MALINPHINFNGNAEEAFTFYKSVFGGEFAKIIRFKDLASPEFPVAKKEENKIMHIALPIGKYNMLMANDVPEAMGRTNENENRSKIVISAESKEEADKLFNGLSAGGQIEMSIADSPWGSYFGMFRDKYGIEWMVDFDPKYKGQI; via the coding sequence ATGGCACTTATTAATCCTCATATTAACTTCAACGGGAATGCCGAAGAAGCGTTTACATTTTATAAATCAGTATTTGGCGGAGAGTTTGCAAAAATTATACGTTTCAAAGACCTTGCAAGTCCTGAATTTCCAGTAGCAAAAAAAGAAGAAAATAAAATTATGCACATTGCTTTGCCTATTGGTAAATATAATATGTTGATGGCAAATGATGTCCCGGAAGCTATGGGGCGAACAAATGAAAATGAGAACAGAAGTAAAATTGTAATCAGTGCAGAAAGTAAAGAAGAAGCAGACAAATTATTTAATGGGCTATCAGCAGGTGGACAAATTGAAATGTCTATTGCCGACAGCCCTTGGGGCTCTTACTTTGGAATGTTTAGAGATAAATATGGGATTGAATGGATGGTTGACTTTGACCCAAAATATAAAGGACAAATATAA
- a CDS encoding TIR domain-containing protein, giving the protein MIKSILQNLENNQNDLAAALTAFKSVSVQAEVQKLKDAVQIVSAAWSDSWLGYQSTVYIRDFEPKTIGDFFDPECGLMAIFGSRTTNRWVAYEFKDVMNFIWRMAATDREVIEAAVARNEQTFSDVRDSVESTLDVLTDNHDSSTLQEFKTKLHEIKNKLPVLQSIQALRPNQFRSRDDRALKEGPQTPPHIQVQAFIVEWSSTATALTELSKLCKRVISYVSLRQGDNNMTTSSGDRIFIGHGGSRVWKDLKDFLQDRLRLKWEEFSREPAAGISTKERLEQMLNSATFAFIVMTAEDEQPDSSVQARQNVVHEAGLFQGRLGFHRAIILLEEGCVEFSNIVGLTQIRFPKGDISARFEEIRRVLEREGIK; this is encoded by the coding sequence ATGATTAAATCCATTCTTCAAAATCTCGAAAATAATCAAAATGACCTGGCTGCGGCCCTTACTGCGTTCAAATCAGTTTCCGTTCAAGCGGAAGTTCAAAAGTTGAAAGATGCTGTCCAAATTGTATCGGCCGCGTGGTCTGATTCTTGGCTCGGTTACCAATCTACAGTCTACATTAGAGATTTTGAACCTAAAACTATCGGCGATTTCTTTGACCCAGAGTGCGGTTTGATGGCGATCTTTGGTAGCCGAACAACAAACAGATGGGTTGCTTACGAATTCAAAGATGTAATGAATTTTATTTGGCGCATGGCCGCTACAGATCGGGAAGTAATTGAAGCCGCTGTCGCGCGCAATGAGCAAACCTTCTCGGATGTAAGAGACTCGGTGGAAAGCACTCTCGATGTTCTTACGGACAATCATGACAGCTCAACACTTCAAGAGTTTAAAACTAAATTGCACGAAATCAAAAACAAATTGCCAGTACTCCAATCTATTCAAGCTCTACGTCCTAACCAATTCCGAAGTCGCGACGACCGTGCTTTGAAGGAAGGCCCACAGACGCCGCCGCATATTCAAGTTCAGGCGTTCATCGTTGAATGGAGTTCAACGGCTACAGCGTTAACGGAATTGAGCAAGCTTTGCAAGCGGGTTATTTCGTACGTATCACTCAGGCAAGGAGATAATAATATGACTACCAGTTCGGGCGATCGAATCTTTATTGGACATGGAGGCTCGCGAGTATGGAAAGACTTAAAGGATTTTCTCCAAGATCGCTTACGATTGAAGTGGGAAGAATTTTCTAGAGAACCGGCGGCAGGAATCTCTACTAAAGAACGACTTGAACAAATGTTAAACTCTGCGACGTTCGCTTTCATTGTAATGACAGCGGAAGATGAGCAACCCGATTCATCCGTTCAAGCTCGCCAAAATGTAGTCCACGAAGCGGGATTGTTCCAGGGGCGGCTTGGCTTCCATCGTGCAATAATCCTTCTCGAAGAAGGGTGCGTTGAATTCTCCAATATCGTCGGATTGACCCAGATCCGCTTTCCCAAAGGTGATATTTCGGCTCGGTTTGAAGAAATTCGACGCGTACTTGAGCGAGAAGGGATCAAGTAA
- a CDS encoding HNH endonuclease → MNQFLTKIFEIYNQSRSKINPAWNWEGIKNTYEREPELFENIFKRSSTNRYNFQEDLLINSLWIASNVTDSYLKRPNCYYCGLMFERADYFNGIVHIDHFNPISKTGIHSAGNIIPTCKDCNLLKSNLSDDELLTIFRTPEKFFSVKYLKSTGTKKEKLKDFSALFFQRSAGGEEYRNAFKITIYDQRKHQDDMKANYRIKWQND, encoded by the coding sequence ATGAATCAATTTTTAACTAAAATTTTCGAAATTTACAATCAATCAAGATCTAAGATTAACCCTGCTTGGAATTGGGAAGGAATAAAGAACACATACGAAAGAGAACCGGAATTGTTTGAGAATATCTTTAAAAGATCGAGTACAAATCGATACAATTTTCAAGAAGATCTTTTGATTAATAGCCTATGGATTGCCTCAAATGTTACAGATAGTTATCTGAAGCGTCCAAATTGCTATTACTGTGGATTGATGTTCGAGCGAGCGGATTATTTTAATGGTATTGTTCACATTGATCATTTTAATCCAATAAGTAAGACAGGAATACACTCCGCGGGAAATATAATTCCTACTTGTAAAGATTGCAATTTACTTAAATCAAATCTATCAGATGATGAGCTTTTAACGATTTTTCGGACTCCAGAGAAATTCTTTTCTGTAAAATATCTCAAGTCTACTGGAACTAAAAAGGAAAAGCTAAAAGATTTTTCAGCTTTATTTTTCCAGCGATCAGCTGGAGGAGAGGAATATCGGAATGCTTTTAAGATTACGATTTATGATCAGAGAAAACATCAAGATGATATGAAAGCGAATTATCGCATAAAATGGCAAAACGATTAA
- a CDS encoding OmpP1/FadL family transporter: MVSKNGIWARILSSGVLVLLGTADSLLAVDGLTRNAINARYEALAGTNTALGGSPVDVALNPANLSLTKGKKIEFGLGNSTIFNRYQDQFLDSNSDYVYANDKKSKVNAPAPYIALKLPVTESIDYGVALYIPGGAIGGVDQIIRNTPNGQSLNQWAGINIPGPIGDFKQIKETNSNQFAVVKLVNGISVRFGNLSLGASIEAIYGTQKLNQKYYDITGSLEIPGQGYYYESSKKAFSIGGVVGANYTVTDRFRIGYSYQAHSSVPLNGSYQIGLNDPYYYRRSGVSYNFDLPEKHSLGFAYGPENFKIAVDLIYTNYGSYLRKANQKLEDPWLPTPLGNIADADAHLNFRNQGGFLIGLEHKLSESWVYRLGYSYNTLAIKSNGLGGTTGGFFSLNHVFAGGLSYLFDKWSLDLGISYNGPKNHINGGKGTDWDLSHSIKTGPTQFNSAGYSYSGESSILAVNIGATKAFE, from the coding sequence ATGGTTTCAAAAAATGGAATATGGGCCCGGATTTTGTCTTCAGGCGTTCTGGTATTACTCGGCACGGCGGATTCTCTCTTGGCTGTGGATGGCTTGACCCGGAATGCGATCAATGCGAGATACGAGGCTTTAGCCGGAACAAACACTGCCTTGGGCGGCTCTCCGGTCGATGTCGCTTTAAATCCGGCCAATCTTTCCTTGACAAAAGGAAAAAAAATCGAATTTGGCTTGGGCAATTCTACGATCTTCAATCGGTATCAGGATCAGTTTCTGGATTCCAATTCGGATTACGTTTACGCCAACGATAAAAAGAGCAAAGTCAACGCCCCCGCTCCTTACATCGCTCTCAAACTTCCGGTTACCGAATCCATTGATTACGGTGTCGCTCTCTACATTCCCGGTGGTGCGATCGGAGGTGTGGATCAAATCATTCGAAATACTCCGAACGGCCAGTCTCTCAATCAATGGGCGGGAATCAACATTCCAGGTCCGATCGGTGATTTCAAACAAATCAAAGAAACCAATTCCAATCAGTTTGCAGTCGTAAAGCTCGTAAACGGAATCTCGGTTCGTTTCGGTAATCTTTCCCTGGGTGCGAGCATCGAAGCTATATATGGAACTCAAAAGCTCAATCAAAAATACTACGATATCACGGGCTCTTTGGAAATTCCCGGACAAGGATACTATTACGAAAGCAGTAAAAAAGCGTTTTCCATCGGCGGTGTCGTGGGCGCGAACTATACAGTTACCGATCGTTTTAGAATCGGCTATTCATATCAGGCTCACTCTTCCGTTCCTCTCAACGGAAGTTATCAAATCGGTTTGAACGACCCCTACTATTACAGAAGATCCGGCGTTTCCTATAACTTCGACCTTCCCGAAAAACATTCATTAGGATTTGCTTATGGTCCTGAAAATTTCAAAATAGCGGTGGATCTGATCTATACGAACTACGGTTCTTATCTTCGGAAAGCGAATCAGAAACTCGAAGACCCTTGGTTGCCTACTCCTCTCGGAAATATCGCAGACGCGGACGCTCATCTCAATTTTAGAAATCAAGGCGGTTTTTTAATCGGGTTAGAACATAAGCTCAGCGAATCTTGGGTGTATCGATTGGGTTATTCCTACAACACTCTCGCGATCAAAAGCAACGGACTCGGCGGAACCACGGGCGGATTTTTTTCCCTCAATCACGTATTCGCGGGAGGTTTGAGTTATCTATTTGATAAATGGAGTTTGGATCTGGGAATCAGTTACAACGGGCCTAAAAATCATATCAACGGAGGAAAGGGAACGGACTGGGATCTTTCTCACTCTATCAAAACCGGGCCGACTCAATTCAATTCCGCCGGATATTCTTACAGCGGAGAATCCAGCATCCTTGCGGTCAATATCGGAGCGACAAAAGCGTTTGAATAA
- a CDS encoding tyrosine-type recombinase/integrase produces the protein MNSAPKIIDFVTYKNNRNRTPVDTSNEYSMFGKGLTDEIMSYLTRKFSNPVSERDYRNLAIFLILSQTALRAKEAVNLKFSDLLKAPTNETLAKYVKKGGRIAYSVISEKCLKAVQEYHSKFDLKSDYFFLSLPLRNQNWRSNLSTRGLQLIVNSWNVNTCSGKRVHPHSFRHTAGTKLLETSGSIAAQLTLGHSSPITTSKYYTKRFYNASMFLTWE, from the coding sequence TTGAATTCAGCTCCAAAAATAATAGACTTTGTTACGTATAAAAATAATAGAAATCGGACACCAGTAGATACAAGTAATGAATATTCAATGTTTGGAAAAGGACTCACTGATGAGATCATGAGCTATCTAACTCGAAAATTTTCAAACCCAGTCTCCGAGCGGGATTATAGAAATCTTGCAATATTCTTGATATTAAGCCAGACGGCCTTGAGGGCTAAGGAAGCCGTGAATTTAAAATTCTCAGATTTGCTAAAAGCCCCAACAAACGAGACCCTTGCCAAGTATGTGAAAAAGGGAGGTAGAATAGCTTATTCAGTTATTTCTGAAAAGTGCTTAAAAGCTGTTCAAGAATATCATTCAAAATTTGATTTAAAATCAGATTACTTCTTCCTTTCTCTTCCACTAAGAAATCAAAATTGGAGATCTAATCTATCAACTCGTGGACTTCAACTGATTGTGAATTCTTGGAATGTGAACACTTGTTCAGGAAAACGTGTGCATCCGCATAGCTTTCGTCATACGGCAGGTACCAAGTTATTAGAGACATCAGGCTCCATAGCCGCACAGCTCACATTAGGGCATTCAAGTCCTATTACAACATCAAAATATTATACTAAACGATTTTATAATGCTTCAATGTTCCTTACTTGGGAATGA
- a CDS encoding nucleotidyl transferase AbiEii/AbiGii toxin family protein: MIKPFIHEDKNWKELIQIVSDSKKILPTLIEKDYWIMHTLWSLSNSGLSYFMKGGTSLSKAYRVIDRFSEDIDLLIEDESLRSQTARKDTSPKNVEKRKKFFDGLTTRIQVPGAVNIERNKDFDSDHLINAGIVVSYNSSNQVEGVKSGILLEIGFDTVEPWEEKNISSWIIDYLEKTEQLKDFFDNRALSVRCYRPEYTFVEKLQAISTKYRQLAEGLDISNFARHYYDVYKLLELPNIQKFIGSEKYIEHKNNRFRSKDEKNLTKNDAFILNNPNMFKQIEDRYEKTKAIYYGKVPRLQEIIESLKPHLSKM; this comes from the coding sequence GTGATTAAACCCTTTATCCATGAAGATAAAAATTGGAAAGAGCTAATTCAAATAGTATCTGATTCCAAGAAAATTTTACCTACATTAATTGAAAAAGACTACTGGATTATGCATACCCTTTGGTCTTTATCTAACTCCGGTCTAAGTTACTTTATGAAAGGGGGAACTTCACTTTCAAAAGCATATCGAGTGATTGATCGTTTTTCCGAGGATATTGATTTATTAATAGAAGATGAATCTTTACGATCTCAAACGGCAAGAAAAGATACATCACCAAAAAATGTAGAAAAAAGAAAGAAATTCTTTGACGGGCTTACAACTAGAATTCAAGTTCCTGGGGCAGTAAATATTGAACGTAACAAAGACTTTGATAGCGATCATCTGATTAATGCTGGAATTGTCGTATCATATAACTCCTCCAATCAAGTCGAAGGAGTTAAGTCGGGAATACTTCTTGAAATAGGTTTTGATACAGTAGAGCCATGGGAAGAAAAAAATATTTCATCGTGGATCATTGATTATTTGGAAAAAACTGAACAATTAAAAGATTTTTTCGATAACCGAGCTTTAAGCGTAAGATGCTATCGTCCAGAATATACTTTTGTTGAAAAATTACAAGCAATCTCTACTAAATATCGTCAATTAGCAGAGGGATTGGATATTTCGAACTTTGCACGACATTATTATGATGTATATAAACTTCTTGAACTACCGAATATTCAAAAATTTATTGGTTCAGAAAAATATATTGAACATAAAAATAATCGTTTTAGATCTAAGGACGAAAAAAATTTAACTAAGAATGATGCTTTCATTTTAAACAATCCAAATATGTTTAAACAAATTGAGGATCGATATGAAAAAACCAAAGCCATCTATTATGGAAAAGTACCGCGATTACAAGAGATCATAGAAAGTTTAAAACCACATTTATCAAAAATGTGA
- a CDS encoding VOC family protein codes for MALINPHINFNGNAEEAFTFYKSVFGGEFAKIIRFKDLASPEFPVAKKEENKIMHIALPIGKYNMLMANDVPEAMGRTNENENRSKIVISAESKEEADKLFNGLSAGGQIEMSIADSPWGSYFGMFRDKYGIEWMVDFDPKYKGQI; via the coding sequence ATGGCACTTATTAATCCTCATATTAACTTCAACGGAAATGCCGAAGAAGCATTTACATTTTATAAATCAGTATTTGGCGGAGAGTTTGCAAAAATTATACGTTTCAAAGATCTTGCAAGTCCTGAATTTCCAGTAGCAAAAAAAGAAGAAAATAAAATTATGCACATTGCTTTGCCTATTGGTAAATATAATATGTTGATGGCAAATGATGTCCCGGAAGCTATGGGGCGAACAAATGAAAATGAGAACAGAAGTAAAATTGTAATCAGTGCAGAAAGTAAAGAAGAAGCAGACAAGTTATTTAATGGGCTATCAGCAGGTGGACAAATTGAAATGTCTATTGCCGACAGCCCTTGGGGTTCTTACTTTGGAATGTTTAGAGACAAATATGGGATTGAATGGATGGTTGACTTTGACCCAAAATATAAAGGACAAATATAA
- a CDS encoding HEPN domain-containing protein, translating into MSLHNVSDNIADVLYKHAIVRVSKLTKIIGPDNRASKETKNQAHITNNTIISALQLFKFGTVFPVADISRNIGFFSIGSSMSSGYPRFGLRSSYVLSKKEIEEFLILWNKIYTLTPEKIPHFLEVALRRFADGTLRPNLEDQIIDLLISAEAIFLSSGGSDQGELKYRLAHRTALFLESEPKKQKEIFDFMKKAYDIRSKFVHGSGSKISFPKKEDGTNMNMHDFEKRTREIMRRSIFKVYDLAYQCKNTKLNIDWDDYIFPGKG; encoded by the coding sequence ATGTCTCTGCACAATGTCTCCGATAATATTGCAGATGTTTTATACAAACATGCGATTGTTCGCGTTTCAAAGCTCACTAAAATTATCGGTCCAGATAATCGCGCAAGCAAAGAGACAAAGAATCAAGCTCACATTACGAACAACACAATCATTTCAGCACTACAACTCTTTAAATTTGGAACAGTTTTTCCCGTTGCGGACATCTCTCGAAATATAGGTTTCTTTTCTATTGGTTCTTCTATGAGTTCAGGGTATCCTCGATTTGGTTTAAGGTCTTCGTACGTTCTTTCAAAAAAGGAAATTGAAGAATTCCTAATCCTTTGGAATAAAATCTACACTTTAACCCCTGAGAAAATACCACACTTTCTGGAAGTAGCTTTAAGAAGATTTGCAGATGGGACGCTTAGACCAAATTTAGAAGATCAAATAATCGATTTGCTCATAAGCGCTGAAGCCATTTTTTTAAGTTCCGGCGGTAGCGATCAAGGAGAGCTTAAATATAGATTGGCTCATAGGACGGCCCTATTTTTAGAAAGTGAACCCAAAAAGCAAAAAGAAATATTCGATTTCATGAAGAAGGCTTATGATATTCGAAGTAAATTTGTTCATGGATCAGGATCAAAGATCAGTTTTCCTAAAAAGGAAGATGGTACAAATATGAATATGCATGATTTTGAAAAGCGCACAAGGGAAATTATGCGAAGATCGATTTTTAAAGTCTATGATTTAGCTTATCAATGTAAGAACACAAAGCTTAATATTGATTGGGACGATTATATTTTTCCGGGAAAGGGTTAA
- a CDS encoding HNH endonuclease: MKKKSRILKYRFRAEDFYKILKSQKGKCFLTGRDVYPVDALNEHILPLRKGGEHEFKNICLVISPLAKLKRYFTEEEIVHMAADILKFKGEKYGYQIEQGKRRK, encoded by the coding sequence ATGAAGAAAAAGAGTCGTATTCTGAAATACAGATTTAGAGCAGAGGATTTTTACAAGATTCTAAAATCCCAAAAAGGAAAATGTTTTCTTACCGGAAGAGATGTTTACCCAGTGGATGCACTCAATGAACACATTCTTCCTCTGCGTAAAGGTGGTGAGCATGAGTTCAAGAATATTTGTCTTGTGATTTCTCCCTTAGCAAAACTGAAACGATACTTTACGGAAGAAGAAATTGTTCATATGGCTGCTGATATTCTCAAATTCAAGGGAGAGAAATATGGCTATCAGATCGAACAAGGAAAAAGAAGAAAGTAA
- a CDS encoding GTPase domain-containing protein, with amino-acid sequence MERIEEENKLNNKEEGINSDAFFKEFSEKYKEVKFKNTILTILIWGWVGDGKTVSILTAKHYLDLLKHGISLGEIVDQQDLKELEKSNIKFENLRALDLAKNTLAFVREYTKEFIENCEWPKGTNKHIPFLLRIDTFDSKNAYLYIPDLPGGSFQEADDISSHFINGSNGIIILVDPKRYKESSHEARKYVSEVRYRIKFAAEKKIPTVIFINKADDLSGIPTNILDSVHEELTIYRSKLAGVEDEDYQILRSSVIGSKLWEEKSQPKPDEGAIFLPSADLRNPLNILKGWVWLIYKGYENSKQINDSIPSLHFRNHSKNINSVGANLLDIRLISNYKNLIGLPILIISDSEDKIEILFLTEDGKLNLVKFGNSSEFKTEKIGEIIEFDSDMTELKCFIREGFLVIGKRKNTSFLYSGILGSDLNKTELEHPVYSWELMGNEELFTSNENGNLSILKLENKKWIPKDFLTEFLPKPSKIELMYDFKDRSLFAHNGTISSGVRIANNKFGDRFEYKVVPKYDAESADVYVGRNLSLVSLAGEKFLVFDDTGKYSIAKTNFPEMCIVNQVERYAVVITKDNFIRIIHQDSEGKYKLTEDHFSKQLEAKPDAILLSEQSNSIFVFYKESGISIRFKIFGI; translated from the coding sequence ATGGAAAGAATAGAAGAGGAAAATAAATTAAATAATAAAGAGGAAGGTATCAATTCGGATGCATTTTTTAAAGAATTTTCAGAAAAGTATAAGGAAGTAAAATTTAAAAATACAATTTTAACGATTTTGATTTGGGGTTGGGTTGGAGACGGTAAGACGGTCTCTATTCTAACAGCTAAACATTACCTTGATTTATTAAAACATGGAATATCTCTCGGAGAAATTGTTGATCAACAGGACCTGAAAGAATTAGAGAAATCTAATATAAAATTTGAAAATCTCCGAGCCCTTGATTTGGCAAAAAATACGTTAGCGTTCGTCCGTGAATATACGAAAGAGTTTATAGAGAATTGCGAATGGCCCAAAGGTACAAATAAGCACATTCCATTTTTATTGCGAATTGATACTTTCGATTCAAAAAATGCTTATCTATATATTCCTGATTTGCCTGGTGGCAGTTTTCAGGAGGCTGATGATATATCGAGCCATTTTATAAATGGATCAAATGGAATTATTATTTTAGTCGATCCAAAAAGATATAAAGAAAGTTCACATGAGGCAAGAAAGTATGTTTCGGAAGTGAGATATAGAATTAAATTCGCTGCGGAAAAAAAGATCCCCACTGTTATTTTTATAAATAAAGCCGATGATCTTTCGGGCATTCCTACAAATATCTTGGATAGTGTTCATGAGGAATTGACGATTTATCGATCAAAATTGGCTGGAGTTGAAGATGAGGATTATCAAATTTTGAGATCTTCAGTTATTGGGTCTAAACTTTGGGAAGAAAAAAGTCAGCCTAAACCAGATGAAGGAGCTATTTTTTTACCTAGTGCCGATCTACGCAATCCTTTAAATATTTTAAAAGGTTGGGTATGGTTAATTTACAAAGGATATGAAAATTCCAAGCAAATTAATGACAGCATTCCTAGTTTGCATTTTCGAAATCATTCAAAAAATATCAATTCTGTAGGTGCAAATCTTTTAGATATTAGATTAATATCAAATTACAAGAACTTAATAGGTTTGCCTATCTTAATTATTAGTGATTCTGAAGATAAAATAGAAATTTTATTTTTAACTGAAGATGGAAAATTGAATTTAGTCAAGTTTGGCAATTCCTCCGAATTCAAAACAGAAAAGATTGGAGAAATTATTGAATTTGATAGCGATATGACCGAATTGAAATGCTTTATAAGAGAAGGTTTTTTAGTCATCGGTAAAAGAAAAAATACTAGCTTCCTCTATTCCGGAATACTAGGCTCTGACTTGAATAAAACTGAATTAGAACATCCAGTTTATAGTTGGGAACTTATGGGAAATGAGGAATTATTTACTTCAAATGAAAATGGAAATTTATCAATATTGAAGCTAGAGAATAAAAAATGGATTCCAAAAGATTTTCTTACAGAGTTTCTCCCGAAACCAAGTAAAATTGAATTAATGTACGATTTTAAGGATCGGTCCCTTTTTGCTCATAATGGAACCATATCTTCTGGGGTTCGAATAGCCAATAATAAGTTTGGAGATCGATTTGAATACAAGGTTGTTCCGAAATACGATGCTGAATCGGCAGACGTATATGTCGGGCGGAATCTCTCATTAGTTTCACTTGCGGGCGAAAAATTCTTAGTTTTTGATGATACTGGAAAGTACTCAATTGCAAAAACAAATTTTCCTGAAATGTGCATCGTAAATCAAGTTGAAAGATATGCAGTTGTAATCACAAAAGATAATTTTATTAGAATTATACATCAAGATTCTGAAGGGAAGTATAAATTAACGGAGGATCATTTTTCAAAGCAACTAGAAGCGAAACCGGATGCTATCTTATTGAGTGAACAAAGTAATTCTATTTTTGTGTTTTATAAAGAAAGTGGCATTTCGATTCGTTTTAAAATATTTGGAATTTAA